The window GCACACCCGAATTCGTAGCGCAATGCGAAGGCGACCCGCATTTACCGGCTACTGACCACCAGCCACTGGCCTCTCCCGAAGGTTCGTGCCACTCGCCCTCTCGCATGAGCACCATTCGTCGCACCGCGACCGCACAGGTCTTCAACGAAATGCACGGTTTGATCGTCGGTGTAGGAAAGAATTTTTGTTTGAAGTCGAAGGCGCTTTGCGACCAGTGCCCGCTGCGGCTGTTCCTGCCGGTTCGAGGGCCACGGCTAACGCCCCAAGCCCCCGCGCGTCGGCCGCGTCTTCGCTGAATTTCCCTGCTGGTTCTCCCGTTATAATGTCCCTATCGCCCCGCATGACGCGCTTCTGTCGCGGGGCCGCTCCTTTTGTCTGCTAAAGCGCCAATTCGTTCCGAGGAAAGCTCGCGCCGGCGCCGTACTGCCCTGATCATTCTCGCGATCATCATCTTTCTATTGTTGTTTGTAGTTTCGTCCCAGCAGGCATTCGATCTTACGTTCCTCCGCCCCACCACCAGCGAGCAGACGCTGATCTTCTCCGCCCTCTCCTCGCTCATCTTCCTTCTGCTGCTGGCGCTCATGGTCGTGCTGGCGCGCACTCTACTCAAGTTGTTTGCCGAAACGCGGGGAGGCGTGCTGGGCTCGAGATTTCGCACCAAGATGGTGCTGGGTGCTCTGGTGCTGTCGTTCGGCCCGGTGCTGTTCATGTTCATGTTTGCGTATGGGCTGATGAACCGCTCGATTGACAAGTGGTTCTCTCGCCCGGTGGAGGAAGTCCGCCAGGACACGGCGCGCGTCGGAACGCTGCTCTCCAGCTACGCGGCGGACAACGCCAAGGCGGAAGCCACCTCCATCGCCGAAGCGGCGCCTACGCAGCGCGGGTTTGAGAAAGGCGATTTCGGACAGGTGGTCAACATCTTCCGCCACCACGACGCGCCTCTTCAGGGTGGCTTCGCGGTCGCCATCCTGGACGGCGAAGCCGAGGCCGCGTACCACCTGCCCGAGCCCTGGCCGATGGTGCGCCAGCGCATCGGCGAGCACCAGGGGACGCTGCTGCCGTTGCCCAAATCCTTCACTCTGAACGGCGTCGAGTACATGCTGGGGTCGGCGATGGTGGGCGGACGCGGCGGATGGGTGCTGGTCGGCATGCCGCTGCCGCCGGAATTCTCGCGCACCATGGCGCAGATCGAAGCCAGCCAGCGCCGTTACATGGAACTGGCGCAGCAGCGCAAGCTCGTCCGCCGCACCTACATGGGACTGCTGCTCCTGCTCACCGTGCTGGTGCTGTTCGCCTCCACCTGGATGGCGCTGTTCCTCTCCAAATTCGTCACCCGGCCGGTGGCAGCGCTGGCGGAAGCAACCGAGCAAATCTCGCGCGGAAAATTCGATTACCGAGTTGCCGTGGATACCGGCGACGAGCTGGGCAAGCTGGTGCGCTCCTTCAACCGCATGGCGGAGGAGCTGGAATCCTCGCGCCGGCAGATCGAGGCCTCCAGCCGGGAACTCGCCGATGCCAACGCCGCCCTGGAGCAGCGCCGCCGCCACATGGAAACCATCCTGGAAAGCATTCCCACCGGCGTGCTGTCTCTCGATGCCGAACGCCGCATCACCCACACCAACAACGCGCTCAACCGTATTCTGTGGCCCGAGGGCAACGGCTCGCACGAGGGCGCACGCATTGATTCCATCTTTCCGCCGGACGTCATGCAGGAGATGCGCCATCTGCTGCGCAAGGCCGACCGCATGGGCTCCACCACCATCCAGATGGAAATCCCGTTTCAGCGCCGCCATCTGACCGCGGCGGTGACCGCTGCGTCGTTGCAGCACGAAGGCCAGCGCCTCGGCTACGTGCTCGTCTTCGAGGATTTATCGGACCTGCTCAAGGCGCAGAAGCAGGCCGCCTGGCGCGAGGTGGCGCGCCGGGTGGCGCACGAAATCAAGAACCCGCTGACCCCCATCGCGCTCTCCGCCGAGCGCATCCGCCGCCACCTGGAGCGCGGCACGCCGCCTGACCCGCAGTCGCTGGAAGTGATCAAGGGTTGCGCCGAGACCATCGGTGGCGCCGTCGAAACCGTGCGCACGCTGGTGGACGAGTTCGCTACGTTTGCCCGCTTCCCGCAGGCGCAGCCGCAACCCGCCGACATCAACGCCATCGTGGAATCCGCGCTCGCCATGTTCAACGGGCGGCTCGACAACATCCGCGTCCACACCCAGCTTGCACCCGACCTGCCGAAAGTCATGGCCGATCCCGAGGCCATCAAGCGCGCCATCGCCAACCTGGTGGACAATGCCGCCGAAGCCATGCAGGAGTCTCTGATCCGCGAAGTGGACATCAGCACCGCGCTGGCCGGGACGCGCGACGCCATCGAGATCGTGATCGCCGACAGCGGCCACGGCGTCACCCACGAGCTCAAGGAAAAATTGTTCCTGCCGTATTTCTCCACCAAGAAGCGCGGCACCGGGCTCGGGCTGGCCATCGTCAGCCGCATCGTGGAAGACCACCGCGGCACCATTCGTGTCGAGGAAAACAAGCCGGTGGGC is drawn from Terriglobia bacterium and contains these coding sequences:
- a CDS encoding HAMP domain-containing protein; amino-acid sequence: MSAKAPIRSEESSRRRRTALIILAIIIFLLLFVVSSQQAFDLTFLRPTTSEQTLIFSALSSLIFLLLLALMVVLARTLLKLFAETRGGVLGSRFRTKMVLGALVLSFGPVLFMFMFAYGLMNRSIDKWFSRPVEEVRQDTARVGTLLSSYAADNAKAEATSIAEAAPTQRGFEKGDFGQVVNIFRHHDAPLQGGFAVAILDGEAEAAYHLPEPWPMVRQRIGEHQGTLLPLPKSFTLNGVEYMLGSAMVGGRGGWVLVGMPLPPEFSRTMAQIEASQRRYMELAQQRKLVRRTYMGLLLLLTVLVLFASTWMALFLSKFVTRPVAALAEATEQISRGKFDYRVAVDTGDELGKLVRSFNRMAEELESSRRQIEASSRELADANAALEQRRRHMETILESIPTGVLSLDAERRITHTNNALNRILWPEGNGSHEGARIDSIFPPDVMQEMRHLLRKADRMGSTTIQMEIPFQRRHLTAAVTAASLQHEGQRLGYVLVFEDLSDLLKAQKQAAWREVARRVAHEIKNPLTPIALSAERIRRHLERGTPPDPQSLEVIKGCAETIGGAVETVRTLVDEFATFARFPQAQPQPADINAIVESALAMFNGRLDNIRVHTQLAPDLPKVMADPEAIKRAIANLVDNAAEAMQESLIREVDISTALAGTRDAIEIVIADSGHGVTHELKEKLFLPYFSTKKRGTGLGLAIVSRIVEDHRGTIRVEENKPVGARFIVELPVAAEPAQMAHA